Below is a genomic region from Isosphaeraceae bacterium EP7.
TTCAGGTGATCGACGACCCAGATGACGTACTCGCCATCGTCGGGGGCGGTGAACCGGATGTAGCTGTCCGGCCCGGGGTTGTCGTCGTTGCCGACCAGCGCCCCCTGCCCTTTCTTGCCGATGAAGAGCACGGGATCGAGGGGAGAGCGGAGCGTCCTGGCGAACACGCGGACGTCGAAGACCTGCCCCTTCTTGGCGTCGAAGACGAAATGGTCTTCATCGCCGGGCTTCTCGATGACCCCATTCAGGGCGCCCGGCGCGGTGAATTTCGTCGCGATCCCGTGATTGTCGTTGGGCTCGACTTCCAGGACGTTCGTCAGCGCCGAGAGCCTGAACATATTCGGGTAGGGCGAGACCCCTTTGTCATCCTGGGCCAGCAGGCCGAAGTTGCGGTCGGCGGTCGCGGGCATGGTGACTTCGGTCGTCTTCTCGCCGAGGACGTCGCCGATCCACTTCACCGCCAGCTTCTCGCCGGGCTTGCCGCCCGCGGGGATGGTCGCGGTGAAGCGCGGGAAGTCGCCGATGTGAACGCGATAGAGGCAGGCGGCATTGCCGGCGTAGGCACTCTCGCGCACCTGGATCAGGTAGGTGCCGTCTTCGGGGGCGGTGATCGAGGCGAAGCCGTCCTGCCAGATGAGGGCCAGGTCGTCGCTGGTGGAGAGCTCGAACCGCTTGGCGTTGATGATGCCGACGTAGGGGTCGAAGGCCGAGATCCCGCCGCGGTTCCCCTCGACCTCCGCGCTGATGCGCTGGCCCTTCTTAGCCTCGACGGCGAAGTAATCGACGTCCTCGGTCTCGGCCACTCCGTTGACGCAGGTGCCCAGGGCGATGACCTGCGGCTTGGCGAAGTCGTTGTTGGGCTCGACCTCGGCGACGTCCTTATAGGGTCCGACGCTGAACGTGCGCAGCTCGCTGACTCCCGTGGCACTCCGGACCCGTAGGTCGTATAGGCCGAGGCGGGCGTCTGGGCTGATCTTGAACATCGCCTTGACGTGGCCGTCGTTAACCACCGTCAGCTTGGTGACGGAGATTCCGGGCTCGTGGAAGACAACTTCCTTGGCGTCGATCAGGCGGGCGCCCGTCAGGTTGACCTCGATCTCAACGCCGCGCTGGGCCCCGACCGGTCGGATGGCGGAGAAGCCGGGGGAGGCGGCCTGCGCGTGGGTCGCGGCGAGCAAGATGAGGGACACGCCGGAGAGGAGGGCCAGCCGATGTCGCATGGAAGTCTCTCGGGTGGGTGACGCCCCTGCGGTCGAGCGTCAATGGGGGAAGGGCCCGCTCAAGCGGGCATCGAGCGGTTGGATTCGGAACGACCGACGAGGGACGGCCCGGCAACGGCGGCGGCCGGCCCGACCCTCGCCAATCATTGGCCGGTTCAGGCCAGGAGTTCGGTGCGAACCTTGCCGCCGTCGACGATCTCGATCGGCCGGCCGCCGGGAGCCATCAATTCCTTGTCGGCGACGATCCCGAGCTGGTGGTAGACCGTCGTCGCCAGGTCTTCGGGGCCGATCGGGTCTCGTTCGGGCTCGGTCGCGGTGGCATTGGAGGCGCCATGGATATAGCCCTGCTTGAACCCACCACCGGCCATGACGACCGAGAAGACCTTGGGCCAGTGGTCGCGGCCGGCGTCTTTATTGATCTTGGGGGTACGGCCGAACTCGCTGGAGACCATGACGACCGTGCGCTCGAGCAGGCCACGACGCGAGAGGTCGTTGATCAAGGCGGCGTAGGCCTGGTCGAAGGCGGGCATCGAGCCTCGCATCCCGGCGGCGATCCCGGTGTGCATGTCCCAGCCGCCGTATTGCAGGACGACGAAGCGGGCCCCTGCCTCAACAAGCCGGCGAGCCATCAGCATCCGCTGGCCAGCCTGGTTACGGCCGTACTCGTCGCGGAGCGGTGCGGGCTCGGCGTTGATGTCGAACGCCTGCCGGGCCTTCTCCGAGCTGAGCAGGCTGTAGGCCCGGTCGTAGAAGCTGTCCATGGCGGCCAGGCCGTCGCCCTTTTCCTTCTCGGCGAAGTGGGCGTTGACCGCCTCGAGCACGTTGCGCCTGGTGGAGAACCGCGAGGTGTCGATGCCCGCGGGGAGGTCGAGGTCCTGCACCCGGAAGCCGCCGTCGGCCGGGTCGGCCCCCAGGCTGAACGGGCTGAACGAGGAGCTGAGGTAGCCGGTTCCGGCGTAGACGTTGGGGATGCTGGGGACGCAGACGTAGGGCGGCAGGTTGTTGCGCGGGCCGAACTCGTGCGATACGACGCTGCCCATGCTCGGGAATTGCAGCGCCGGGCTAGGCCTGTACCCGGTGAACATGTTGTGCGTGCCGCGCTCGTGGGCGGCTTCGCCGTGGGTCATCGACCGGATGACGGTGAGCTTGTCTGCGACCTGGGCCGTCTTGACCAGGGTCTCGGAGAAGACCTCGCCGTCGATCTTCGTCGGCACGGTCCCCAACTCGCCTCGGTATTCAACCGGCGCGAACGGCTTGGGATCGAACGTCTCCTGGTGGGCGATGCCGCCGGGCAGGAAGATGTGGATGACCGAGTCGGCCTTGGCCTTGATCGGCTCGTATTTCTTCAGGTCCGCGTGGGCCTGGTGCCGAAAGAGATCGGCGAGGGTGAGCCCCATGCCGAAGGTGCCGACGCTCAGGAAGCCGCGCCGGCCGAATGCTCGACGTGAGATACCTTCAAACATCGACTGGGTCTCCTCCGGGGTCATCCCGAAGCCCGTTGCTGACCCGGCCGGAGCGGTCGTGAGACGAGCGGCCGGTTAGGGCGAGAGCGGGATCTCGCCGGTTAGAGTCAGCGCGGGGCGAAGTCTGGGGTCGTCCGGGTGGGCTAGGGGGGCGGGCTTGGCTTGCTGGCGATCCAGGGCCGTTGTTCAACCTTTGCTTGCGGTGGCTTGCCCCTAATACGCGATGAGTGCAAGCGACGTTGGCGCCAATTCTCTGCGGATGGAAAATCAATCTTCCGGGTCGCCATACTCGTGCCGTAAATGGATGTCCGTCGCATTGTTGGGCGTCAATCGCGGAGGAGGCGATTCGATGATTGAAGGCGACTCAGGTCGAACACCGGGGTATGACCGCGACCAGGGCGCATTCGACGCCCCTGAAGTCGGTTTCTGGTCTCAGCTTGCGGCCGACGTGGGGACCGCGACGCTGGCGTTCGTCTGCTGGCGCGGGGTGCTCTTCCTGTTCCAGATGCTGGGCGTCTCGATGACCCAGCTTAATCCGGTCGCCCAGATGGACCCCGCCTACGCCTGGAAAGCCTTCCCCAATCATGAGGCGCTCGATAGCTGGGTGCGCTGGGATGCCGGCTGGTACCAGTTGATCGTCACCAAGGGCTATGCGGCGAAGGCGGGGCAGAGTTCCGTCGCCTTCTTCCCCGGGTTCCCGCTCGTGACCTCGGCCTTGACGAAGGTCATCGGCAACCACTGGGCGGCCGGCCTGATCGTGTCGAACGTTTCGCTGCTGGCGGCGCTCGTCTACATGCTGCGCATCGCTCGGCCAATGCTGGGCGACGACGGCTCGAGGCGGATGATGGCCTACATGCTGGCCTTCCCGACCTCGTTCTTCCTCTCGGCCTATTACTCCGAGGGCCTCTTCCTGCTGACGACGCTGGCCTCGTTCCACCACTACCTGTCGGGGCGTTACGCGAGGTCGGCCATCTGGGGCGCGCTCGCCACCCTGACGAGGCCCACGGGCATGGCCCTGCTGATGGCCTACGGCCTGGGGACGATCTGGAACCTGGCGCGAGGGCAGGTCAAGTTCACGCCCAGGATGCTCTGGCTGTCGTTCATCCCGGCGGGCCTGCTGACGTTCATGGCGATGCTCTATGTGAAGGTCGGCGATCCCTTGGCGTTCATTCATGCCCACGGGGCCTGGGGTCGCAGCTCGTCGCTGCCGTTCGTCCCCTTGATCCGCGCCTTGCTGGACGGAGACTGGACCTTCCCGCGCAACCTGGTCAACACGATCACGTTGATGGAGGCCATCACCGGGGTCATCTTCCTGATCCTCCCCTTCTTCCTGCTGGGGAAGGCCGACATCAGCCTGCCAATTTACTCGTGGCTCCTGATTCTGATCCCGCTGGCCACGGCCAACGTGAAGTCGCTGATGCGGCTCGAATGCGTCGCCTTCCCCGCGTTTCTGGTGCTGGCCCGGTGGGGAGAGAGTCGACGAGTCGATCGCCTGATCATCTTCGCCTCGGCCCTGTTCCTCGGGTTCTTCACGATGCAGTTCGCCAACTGGTACTGGGTCGGCTAGGCCGCTATCGGGCGTAGGTCGACCACGGGTAGGCCACGAACTTCTGGAGAAACCGGATCGATGGGTCGTTGCGGCTCTCTACCCGACTCCAGGGGTCCGTCCGCCCGCTCCAGGAATAGATCCCGCTGATGACCAGCAGCACCAGGAATAGCGCCGACACGACGGGGTTTCTCCAGCGGTCGAGTGCCGATGCCGCGAATAGCCAGACGGGTCCGACCATCGGCAGCAGGTGGCGGACCCCGAACGACTGGCCGGCGAAGTCGGTGCGGCGGACTCCCCAGACATAATAGAGGATGAGGATGACAAGGCAGGCGGTGGTCAGCCGGGCGATCGGCTGCAAAGGCTCGTCGCGCGGAGATTGGAGGAGACGGGCCATCGCGGCCAGTCCCAGCACAAGGACCGGCGTGACGGTCAACCAGCCTTGCGGTCCGATCAAAAGTTCCAGGGCGAACCGCCAGCGTGGGCCGTGCTCGACCCAGCGTCCTTCGGGGGTGGTCCAATAGGAGCCTGGATATTCCAGGGCTTGCGGATACATCTCCACCGGCAGCGGAGAGCCTGTCACCATCGACTGCAACCCGATGTGCACCAGCAGCGGGGGCAGGCAGCCGAGAAGAAAGGCAACCGGCACGTTGCGGCGACCGATGGCGAGCATCGCCAGAATTCCGGCGCAGACCAGGCCGCCGGCCGGCAGGTCGATCGTCGCGGCCAGGGACGCCAGGAACCCGGCGAGGAACGGGCGGAATTTGCGAACCGCGTCGGTTGGGATCACCAGTGCGATCGCCGCCATGATCAGGCCGGCGGCGACGCTGTGGTTGTTGAACGTGCCGGCATAGGTCCAGAGCGGCGACGCGAACCCCATCGAGAGCGCGAGAAGGTCCGAAACCCTACGCGAGAGTCGGGTCCACTGGAGCGCCAGCCGGAGCGAGACGACGGCCAGGGTCGACCCGAGGCCGACGAGCACGATGACCAGGATGCGGTCGACGCGGCTGAAATCGCGGGGCGAGCTCATGAAGCGGATGCCGGAGCGGGCCAGCGGTGCGTAAACCAGGGCCCCGATCGCGGGGAGGACCGGCGGCTTGTCGGAGTAAGTCCGGCCGCCGAAGCGGGCCAGGTCGGGCGTACCGCTCATGGCGAGCATCGGCGAATCGCCGATCGAGAGCGTGCCGCGCTCAACGATCGACTCGACGGTCATGTACCGCGAGAACACGTTTCCGCTGAGCCTGGGCTGGGTGGCGAAGGCGGCGAGAGCCAGCCAGTAGACGAGTCCGAGCCCCAGGGCGCGGTAGGCGGAGATGGGCGTGGGCATCGGTGGTTGGTCGCGCTCGGGACAGGTTTGGCCGTGCGTCCGCGGGCTCGCTGCGCCGGCCGCTGGCAGTATAATCCAGGCGGCCGGCGCGCGGCGAGTCGGGGATGGGTTCGTCGAAGAGGGTGTCGGCCATGGATCGTTCGAGAACAGCGGGTGACGGTCCGCCTACCTCCCCGGGAAGTGGCCGGAGGATGCCGGCCTGGGCTTTGGTCGGGCTGGTCGCAATCCTGGGCTTCGCGCTCTGGTGGAGGGGCCACACCTTTAGCCCAGCCTTACGCGACCGTTACGGCTTGGACGTCTGGCCCATCCACGCGGTCGCGTCGGAGCCGATTGATTGCGACGAAGCGGTTTACGTTTACGCGGGGCGTAAATTCCTGCGCGGCGACGCGATTTACCGCGACCTGACCGAGCCCAAGCCCCCCGCCGGCTACTGGCTGTTCACGCTCGCGGCCTTGCCCGGCGTGGACCCAGAATTCGTCGTCCGCCTAATCCCGATCCCCTTCGTTCTGGCCACCGTTGCCATGGTCTGGTGGCTGGGTCTGCGGCTGAGTGGCCCGGTCGCGGCATGCCTGGCGGGACTCTGCTTCGTGCTGATGAGCACCGACCCATTCCTGTTCGGCAATGGGTCGAACCTGGAACATGAGGTGAGCGCATTCTCGGTGGCGGCTCTGTCGGCCATGGTCTTCGCCTGGGGCAGGCCGGGACGGGGATCGCTCATCCTTTCTGGGGCCTGCCTGGGGCTGGCCTGCCTGTTCAAGCAGGTCGCCGTCGCCGAGTTCCCGCTGCTAATCGCGGGTGCCTGGCTCCGGCCGGTCACGAGCGGGCGGGCCGCTCGCGGGCGAATTGGCGATGTCGCTGCGGTGTTGCTCGGAGTGAGCATCCCGGTCTTGCTGGCCGCGGGGTGGCTCGCCGGGCAGGGTGCTCTCGGTGCGGCGTATGAGGAGGTCGTGCGTTATGGGCTCACGATGGCGAAGGAGACCCCGCCAGAGGCCAATGCACCGCCATTTCTGATGCGGCTCCTGACCGGCAACGCCGATCCGCAAGGGGTGCTCCCCCCGCCCTTCGGCCGGACGAATTACCTGGTCTGGTGGGGTCGTGGATGCTGGCCAGCCTGGCTGGCGTCATTGCCCGCCCTGTTCTGGCTGTCGACGGTGCGTTCGACCGGGCCACGCAGGTTGGTCGTTGCCTGGACGATTCTTGCCTGGGTGCAGGTGGCCATGCCGGGCCTGTTCTGGCAGCACTATTACTTGCTGCCAGTGCCCGGTGTGTCGGTTGCCCTGGCCCTCTGGTCGTCCGATCTGGGACACATTGCAGCGAGAGGAATCCGGCCATACCGACGTCTGGCCGCAGCCTTTCTTGCGCTCGTGCCGGCGGCGGTGCTCCTGACAACCGGCTGGATTCAAGTCCGGGAATATCTGCTTAAAGACCCCGTCAAGCTGACGATCGACGACAAAGGGGGGGGACAGTGGGTGATGCTGCGGGAGATGGGCCGCGAGATCGCCCGGCGGACGATTGGCTGGGATGATCCGAAACTCTTCCTCTGGGGCTGGCAGAGCCCGATCTTCATCTACGGAGACCTCGACGGAGTTTCGCGGCATTTTTTCGCCGACCCCTTGATGAAGGCGTTCGCCTTGAAGGGGCACCCGCTAATCGGGCCGAGGCTGGAGCGGATCATGGACGACCTGCGGAGCCGACCACCTGAGTTCGTGCTGGCCGGCGATCCCCCGTTCCCGGCGCTCAGGGCCTATCTCGAGGCGGGCTATCTGCGATCGCCGATGTTCCCACAGGCGCCGGACGGCCGTGGCTTCTGGGTGGCTCAGGGTCGATATGCGGAATTCGAACGGGCAAAGCGCCCGACGATTGCCCCTGCCCCGCGATGACCCGGAGATACGACGACCGAAGGTCGCCCATGATGGCGTGCCAGCTCTGGCTCAGGGCGTATTGCCGCGCAGCATCGGCCATTCTTCGTCGTTCGACGGCGTCATCCAGCAGTTCAGTCAGGCGATCGGCCAGCGCAGACGGAGGGGCGGCGGGCGGGATGAGCAGGCCAGTCCGGCCCTCCTTGATGGTTTCGCCCACGCCACCGGCCGCGATGCCAACGACGGGGAGGCCGCAGGACATGGCTTCTAGGACAACGTTGCCGAAGGTCTCGGTCTTGCTGGTCATGGCGAACAGGTCGCCCGACGCGAAGTGATCGGCCAGGTCGTCGCCGGTCCGGTAGCCGACAAACCGGGCTCGATCGGCGAGCGTGGCCTCCAGCGCGGGGCGGCTCGGGCCGTCGCCGACGATCAGGATTCGAGCGAGCGGCATGGCCCGCGCGACGAGGTCGAGGGCCTGGCCCAGGAATTCGACGTTCTTCTCCGGGGCGAGCCGGCCGACGTGGACGATGACGGGGGCGTCTGGGGCGAAACCCAGGGCCCGGCGAATCTCGTCTCGTTCCGGTCGATCGGGGCGGAAAAGTTGCGCGTCGACGCCACGGGGCCAGAGCACCAGGCGGCGGAATCCGCGGGCTTCGAGGTCGGCGATGGTCGAACGGGACGGGACGTAGGTCTCCGAGGTCCGATTATGGAACCACCGGAGATAGCGCCAGATCAGGCCGCCAATCCATCCGACTCGATAATGCGCCCCATATTGGTCGAAATTGGTGTGGAAGCTGGAGACGACAGGCAGCCGGCGGCGTGTGGCATGGCGAAGGACGCTCAGGCCCAGGGTGGCCTCGGTGGCGATGTGAATGAGGTCTGGCCCGAAGGCGTCGATGGCACGATGGACGGCACCGAAGGGGGGGAGGGCCAGCGAGACTTCTCGGTAGAATGGCAAGGGCCGGGTCGCGACGAGTTGATCGTGGGGAGATTCGGGGGGTCGGCCATAGTCGGGATGGATGAGCTGGACCACGTCGCCGGCGGCGCGCAGGCAGCGGACGAGCTCGCCCAGGGTGCGCGAGACGCCGTTGACTTGCGGGGCGTAGGTTTCTGAGACGAGGGTCAGCCGCATCGTCTGGGTCCGTTCTCGGCTCGGCGGTGGAAACCCGTGCGGTTCGATCGATTCGTGACCGGACGGGGCGCCGGCATCTTAGAATAGCGTGGGCCGGTGTTCCGGCCGCGAAGGTTCGGTGAGAGCTTGGAGGATGGATGCCGCATGTGCCGAGCGAGCGACTCGCGTGGGAGCTGGCCACCGAGTCGATCGTGGTCAAGATCCGCTGGTTCGGGATCGTGATGGGATACGTTCTGGTGCAGACGCGGACCGGGTTATATGACCCGAGCGCCGTGAGGGCGTTCCTCGCGCTCGGGGCCGGGTATGCGGCGCTCGACACGGTGTTCTACCGGCTAGGCGAGGTCTTCCTCAAGCGCGCTCCGCTGTTCGTTTCGCTGATGGAGTCGCTCTTCATCATGCTGCTCTGCTACCACGATACAGGGCTCGACAGCCCCTTCCGCTGGTATTATCTGCTCTCCTTGATTTGCTGTGCCATCCGCTACTCGCCCTCGATGGCCTGGCTGACACTGGGGTGCCACACCCTGAGCATCCTGGCGCTTTATTTCTCATTGAGCCCGGACCGAGGGGCGCTGGTCTCGAGCCTTCCGCAGACGCTGGCGATCCTGGCCTGGGTGACCTGGGCGAGCGCCTCGCTTGCGGGCGTCTTGCGAGACACCGGGACTCGGCTGGCGCAGACGAATCAGGCCCTGGAGGTTACCCGGGATGAGCTTGAGCGTCGGGTCCTGGAGCGATCCGAGGCGCTCAGGGCGTCCCAGGCGAGGATGATCCAGCACGAGAAGATGGCCGCCTTCGGGCTCCTCTCCGCGGGCATCGCGCACGAGGTGGGTAATCCGCTGGCTGCACTCAGCTCCCTGGTCCAGATGCTCAGGCGGCACCAACCCGATGCCTATGCAGCGGAGAAGCTCGACCTGGCCGGCAGACAGCTCGACCGGATCCAGCGCACCATCCGCGAGCTGATCACCTTCGCACGGCCCGCCTCCACGGTCGTCGCCCGGTTCGCCCTGGCCGACGCGGTGGACGATGCACTGGGGATCGCAAAGTATTACCACAGGACCAAGCAGCCGACGATCGTCAACGACCTGAGTCGCGACATCCCCCTGCTTCGGGGGGTACGCGATCACGTCACCCAGGTGATCTTGAATCTGGTCATCAACTCGATCGACGCGACGGCGAGCAAGGGTGGGACGATCCAGCTGACCGAACGAGTAGGAGACGGCTGGATCGAGCTCAGTGTCGCCGACGACGGCCAGGGGATCGCCCCTGCGGACCAGATCCGCCTGTTCCAGGCCTATTTCACCACTAAGCCGCGAGGGACGGGCCTGGGCCTGTTCGTCTGCCGTCAGATTGTCAGCGAGATGGGCGGGACGCTCGTCTTCAGAAGCGTTCAGGGAGAGGGATCGTGCTTCGTCTTGAGACTACCGACCGAGATCGCCCCGGCGCCGCATCCTCAGAGCCTGACGCCCGCGGGCATCGCGACGGGCGGAGGGGCCGACGAATGAGCCGCACAAATCCGCGAGAGTCCGGCCCGGAGCAGGGTCCGGGGCAATCGTTGAAGGGACGTATCCTCGTCATCGACGACGAGGAGGTGCTGGCGGCGATGCTCCTGGAATTCCTCCAGGGCGAGGGATTCGAGGTCTGCGCAGCGGGCGATGGCCGGACCGCCCTGGTCCTGGCCGAGTCCTTCGAGCCCGACATCGTCCTGTGCGACGTGCAACTCCCAGGGATCGACGGCCTGACCCTGCTCGACCGGATGCTTGCCATCCGGCCCGACACGCTCGTGCTGATGATCACCGCCTATGCCACCGTCGAGAACGCCGTGGCCGCGTTCCACCGCGGGGCACAAGATTACCTGATGAAGCCAGTGATCTTCGAAGAATTGCTGGCGAAGGTCGACCGCCTGATGGACCTGCGTCTCTTGATGCGTGAGAACCAGGCGCTCAGGCGCCAGCTCAACGCCCCCTACCGGGACGAGACGCTCATCGGCGACAGCCCCCCCATGAAGGCGGTCAAGAACCTGATCGCCAAGATCGGGCCGACGCGGAGCAACGTCCTCATCACGGGCGAGAGCGGGACCGGCAAGGAGCTGGTCGCCCATGCCCTGCACGCGCAGGGGGCCGACCCCGATAGCCCGTTCCTGGCCATTAACTGCGCCGCGATCCCGCATGATTTGCTGGAAAACCAGCTCTTCGGCCACGTCCGTGGCGCTTTCACCGGCGCCGACCGCGATCAGGCGGGGCTGTTCGCCGCGGCCGGCCGGGGGACCGTGTTCCTCGATGAGATCGGCGAATTGCCGCTGCTGACTCAGGCCAAGCTGCTGCGGGCGATCGAGAACAAGGAGGTGCTCCCCGTCGGGGCGATCCGGGCCCAGTCGATCGCCGCCCGGATCGTGGCCGCGACCAACAAGGACCTGGATGCCGAGGTGGCCGCCGGTCAGTTTCGCGCCGATCTGTACTATCGCCTCAACGTGGTCTCGATCGCCCTGCCCCCCCTTCGCGACCGCCGCGAAGACATCCCCGCGCTGGTCGCAGCCCTCCTCTCCAAACATTCGATCCGACTTGGTCGGCGGGCCAATGGGGTGGACAACGCGGCGATGAGGTGCCTGATGGCCGCCCCCTGGAAGGGGAATGTGCGCGAGCTGGACAACGTCCTCGAACGCGCCGTGATCCTGGGCGACGGCCCCGTGTTGGGGACCGAGGACTTGCCGCCCGGGCTCGGCGACGACGGATCGAGGGGCGGCGATTCGGACCCTCTCGACAGCGAAGACCTCCGCGCCTCGATGCGGGCGTATGAACGCGAGCACATCCGCAGGGTCCTGGGCAGGCACCCGGATGACAAGCGTGAGGCCGCGCGGCGGCTGGGCCTCGGCCTCTCGTCGCTTTACCGGAAGCTGGAAGAGCTTGGCCTTCGCGAGACCTGACGATCAACGTCCGAACGGCGATCCTCAGTGAGCCAGCCACCAATCCAGCCATTGATACGAGCGAGACTGTGCAAGTGACGGGAAGGCGTGCCCCATCCGGTGGTTGACCAGGCCGACCGCAGTCGGGGCCCCTTCCAACGCCCAGACTGGCTTGGTGGTCTCGACGTAAGGCCAACAGGCATCGCCGTCGGCCGAGTCGCCCCCAACGATGAGGAAGGAGCGGGGCGCCACAAGTGCCATCACCTGTGCGTGGTCGAGCGAAAACCCGGGGCGACGGATCGCCTCACCCAGATACCAGGGGGCTTCCCAGTTCGAATACGAGAGGCCGATTCCCCCCTCGCTGAAGACGGCCGCACGCACCCGCTCGTCGAACGCGGCGAGATACAACGCCTCCTTCGCTCCCAGCGAGTGGCCGATCGCGCCCATTTTCGAAGGGTCGACCCCGGGCCAGGCCGCCAGCACGTCCAGGGCCCTTCCCGCGTCGAAGAGCATCTTGGCCATGCCGGTGACGCCGGGGTGCCGGCGATTGAGCCAATCGACCGCCGTGCGCAGATCCTTGCGATCGCCGTACTCCCAGAGGAAACATCGGGGGCAGATGGCGACATAGCCGCGCCTCGCCAGGTGGAGGCCGATGTGCTTCTCGGCCTCGCCGGCGAGCCCCGCAGGCTGGCGGATTGTTTCGGGAGTCGTCGAGTGCAGCACCACGACTCCCGGTCGTTTCCGGGTCGCTTCGCTCGCCGGCTCGAGGATATACGCCTCCACCGGGAATCCCGGCTCGGCTTCGTAGACGACCCTCTGACGGATGACGCCGCCGTCCAACTCCTCTCGCTGGAGTACGCGCGGCCTGGGAGGGGCTTGGGGCCTGGGGATCTCTCCCAGGAATTCGAGCCAGCGGCCACGCAGGGCGGATCGGTGACGCCGCCAGTCGGCACTCGTGCCGATCGGCTTGTGCTCCTGGTCGAAGAGGAGCGGAGCAGGCCTGTCGGCGGACGCGGGCAATCGCGCCGGTTTCCGCTGAGCCTCGACGAACCAGGAGGGTTCCAGGCCTTCGTCCGGCTCGTCACGCCCTGGCATGTCGATGGC
It encodes:
- a CDS encoding ATP-binding protein; its protein translation is MPHVPSERLAWELATESIVVKIRWFGIVMGYVLVQTRTGLYDPSAVRAFLALGAGYAALDTVFYRLGEVFLKRAPLFVSLMESLFIMLLCYHDTGLDSPFRWYYLLSLICCAIRYSPSMAWLTLGCHTLSILALYFSLSPDRGALVSSLPQTLAILAWVTWASASLAGVLRDTGTRLAQTNQALEVTRDELERRVLERSEALRASQARMIQHEKMAAFGLLSAGIAHEVGNPLAALSSLVQMLRRHQPDAYAAEKLDLAGRQLDRIQRTIRELITFARPASTVVARFALADAVDDALGIAKYYHRTKQPTIVNDLSRDIPLLRGVRDHVTQVILNLVINSIDATASKGGTIQLTERVGDGWIELSVADDGQGIAPADQIRLFQAYFTTKPRGTGLGLFVCRQIVSEMGGTLVFRSVQGEGSCFVLRLPTEIAPAPHPQSLTPAGIATGGGADE
- a CDS encoding dienelactone hydrolase family protein, which encodes MRPAIDMPGRDEPDEGLEPSWFVEAQRKPARLPASADRPAPLLFDQEHKPIGTSADWRRHRSALRGRWLEFLGEIPRPQAPPRPRVLQREELDGGVIRQRVVYEAEPGFPVEAYILEPASEATRKRPGVVVLHSTTPETIRQPAGLAGEAEKHIGLHLARRGYVAICPRCFLWEYGDRKDLRTAVDWLNRRHPGVTGMAKMLFDAGRALDVLAAWPGVDPSKMGAIGHSLGAKEALYLAAFDERVRAAVFSEGGIGLSYSNWEAPWYLGEAIRRPGFSLDHAQVMALVAPRSFLIVGGDSADGDACWPYVETTKPVWALEGAPTAVGLVNHRMGHAFPSLAQSRSYQWLDWWLAH
- a CDS encoding DUF1501 domain-containing protein, whose protein sequence is MFEGISRRAFGRRGFLSVGTFGMGLTLADLFRHQAHADLKKYEPIKAKADSVIHIFLPGGIAHQETFDPKPFAPVEYRGELGTVPTKIDGEVFSETLVKTAQVADKLTVIRSMTHGEAAHERGTHNMFTGYRPSPALQFPSMGSVVSHEFGPRNNLPPYVCVPSIPNVYAGTGYLSSSFSPFSLGADPADGGFRVQDLDLPAGIDTSRFSTRRNVLEAVNAHFAEKEKGDGLAAMDSFYDRAYSLLSSEKARQAFDINAEPAPLRDEYGRNQAGQRMLMARRLVEAGARFVVLQYGGWDMHTGIAAGMRGSMPAFDQAYAALINDLSRRGLLERTVVMVSSEFGRTPKINKDAGRDHWPKVFSVVMAGGGFKQGYIHGASNATATEPERDPIGPEDLATTVYHQLGIVADKELMAPGGRPIEIVDGGKVRTELLA
- a CDS encoding glycosyltransferase family 1 protein — protein: MRLTLVSETYAPQVNGVSRTLGELVRCLRAAGDVVQLIHPDYGRPPESPHDQLVATRPLPFYREVSLALPPFGAVHRAIDAFGPDLIHIATEATLGLSVLRHATRRRLPVVSSFHTNFDQYGAHYRVGWIGGLIWRYLRWFHNRTSETYVPSRSTIADLEARGFRRLVLWPRGVDAQLFRPDRPERDEIRRALGFAPDAPVIVHVGRLAPEKNVEFLGQALDLVARAMPLARILIVGDGPSRPALEATLADRARFVGYRTGDDLADHFASGDLFAMTSKTETFGNVVLEAMSCGLPVVGIAAGGVGETIKEGRTGLLIPPAAPPSALADRLTELLDDAVERRRMADAARQYALSQSWHAIMGDLRSSYLRVIAGQGQSSGALPVRIPHIDPEPPRSHGRPAPVGTSAIADSPPRDRP
- a CDS encoding mannosyltransferase family protein, which encodes MIEGDSGRTPGYDRDQGAFDAPEVGFWSQLAADVGTATLAFVCWRGVLFLFQMLGVSMTQLNPVAQMDPAYAWKAFPNHEALDSWVRWDAGWYQLIVTKGYAAKAGQSSVAFFPGFPLVTSALTKVIGNHWAAGLIVSNVSLLAALVYMLRIARPMLGDDGSRRMMAYMLAFPTSFFLSAYYSEGLFLLTTLASFHHYLSGRYARSAIWGALATLTRPTGMALLMAYGLGTIWNLARGQVKFTPRMLWLSFIPAGLLTFMAMLYVKVGDPLAFIHAHGAWGRSSSLPFVPLIRALLDGDWTFPRNLVNTITLMEAITGVIFLILPFFLLGKADISLPIYSWLLILIPLATANVKSLMRLECVAFPAFLVLARWGESRRVDRLIIFASALFLGFFTMQFANWYWVG
- a CDS encoding sigma-54 dependent transcriptional regulator, which encodes MSRTNPRESGPEQGPGQSLKGRILVIDDEEVLAAMLLEFLQGEGFEVCAAGDGRTALVLAESFEPDIVLCDVQLPGIDGLTLLDRMLAIRPDTLVLMITAYATVENAVAAFHRGAQDYLMKPVIFEELLAKVDRLMDLRLLMRENQALRRQLNAPYRDETLIGDSPPMKAVKNLIAKIGPTRSNVLITGESGTGKELVAHALHAQGADPDSPFLAINCAAIPHDLLENQLFGHVRGAFTGADRDQAGLFAAAGRGTVFLDEIGELPLLTQAKLLRAIENKEVLPVGAIRAQSIAARIVAATNKDLDAEVAAGQFRADLYYRLNVVSIALPPLRDRREDIPALVAALLSKHSIRLGRRANGVDNAAMRCLMAAPWKGNVRELDNVLERAVILGDGPVLGTEDLPPGLGDDGSRGGDSDPLDSEDLRASMRAYEREHIRRVLGRHPDDKREAARRLGLGLSSLYRKLEELGLRET